A single window of Pseudocalidococcus azoricus BACA0444 DNA harbors:
- a CDS encoding ShlB/FhaC/HecB family hemolysin secretion/activation protein — translation MNKTAPYLMLLLSISTAASCLTAARVLGQTAPVNPTQQQIQPPLPIVPPLPPQPTEPLVTPPAPSPPPALPSQPQIPVAKINVVGSTIFGPAQFDPITAPLLNRTVSLQELQGAADAITQLYLDGGYLTSRAVLGEQTIAGGVVTIRVIEGRLEEISVTGNEGLLKTYITSRIQLGAGVPLNGNALEEQLRLLKVDPLFKNVSASLQPGTTEGASILAVRVDQARRPNGLLGMDTNTPPAIAPERGFLNFSYQNLSGVGDTIYGSYAVGVNLGEFDWGASNTYEFGYSIPVNALNGTFSIRTVQGDSRITQAVGQDLGIRSTSNVYQINFRQPIIRSIRQELALSVGFTQQSGQTFLFNNTPFPFGIGPDANGYSRTSVVDFSQDYVHRDNSGAWVLRSQLNFGLPIFDATDNPGAIPSGQFFSWLAQGQRVQQLWDDNFVILRSSLQLSPNNLLAFNQFVIGGETSVRGYATNARSGDNGFQFSTEGRFPIIRNADNAPMLQLVPLLDFGIVWNNPSNPNGPVANNVLLGSGLGLIYQPTPAVDIKFGYAVPVFNVPGQGSSLQSDGFYFSIVGRP, via the coding sequence ATGAATAAAACAGCGCCTTATCTCATGTTACTGCTGAGTATTAGTACCGCAGCCAGTTGCTTGACCGCGGCGCGAGTCCTCGGCCAAACTGCCCCAGTCAATCCCACCCAACAACAAATCCAGCCCCCTCTACCAATTGTCCCCCCCTTACCCCCGCAGCCAACGGAACCTCTCGTTACGCCGCCAGCCCCCTCCCCTCCCCCTGCCCTCCCCAGCCAACCGCAAATTCCAGTTGCCAAAATTAACGTGGTTGGCAGCACAATTTTTGGCCCAGCCCAGTTTGATCCGATTACTGCTCCCCTCTTGAACCGAACAGTCAGCCTACAAGAGTTACAAGGGGCTGCGGACGCGATTACCCAACTCTACTTAGATGGGGGCTATCTCACCTCTCGGGCCGTTTTAGGCGAACAGACCATTGCCGGTGGGGTGGTCACGATTCGGGTCATTGAAGGGCGGCTTGAGGAAATTAGCGTTACGGGTAACGAGGGCTTACTGAAAACTTACATCACGAGTCGGATTCAGTTAGGTGCAGGTGTTCCCCTCAATGGCAATGCCTTAGAAGAGCAGTTACGCTTACTCAAAGTTGATCCGTTGTTTAAGAATGTTTCGGCCAGCTTACAGCCGGGAACCACAGAGGGAGCCAGTATTTTAGCCGTGCGCGTTGACCAGGCCCGCCGGCCCAATGGTCTGTTGGGAATGGATACCAATACCCCCCCAGCCATCGCCCCAGAACGGGGGTTCCTTAATTTTTCCTATCAGAATCTTTCAGGGGTAGGGGATACGATCTATGGCTCCTATGCGGTTGGGGTTAACTTGGGCGAATTTGATTGGGGCGCGTCCAATACCTATGAATTTGGCTACAGTATTCCCGTCAATGCTCTCAATGGGACATTTTCTATCCGCACCGTGCAGGGGGACAGCCGGATTACCCAAGCCGTTGGCCAAGACTTAGGGATTCGCTCCACCTCTAATGTCTATCAAATCAATTTCCGACAACCCATTATTCGCTCCATTCGCCAAGAACTGGCCCTATCCGTGGGGTTTACTCAGCAAAGTGGGCAGACGTTTTTGTTTAACAACACACCCTTTCCCTTTGGGATTGGCCCGGACGCGAATGGTTATAGTCGCACCAGCGTTGTGGATTTTAGCCAAGATTATGTGCATCGAGATAACTCCGGGGCCTGGGTCTTGCGCTCACAGCTTAACTTTGGGTTGCCAATTTTTGACGCAACGGACAATCCGGGGGCCATTCCCAGTGGTCAGTTTTTTAGTTGGTTAGCCCAAGGACAGCGGGTGCAACAGCTTTGGGATGATAACTTTGTTATTCTCCGTTCTAGCTTGCAATTGTCACCCAACAACCTCTTAGCCTTTAACCAGTTTGTGATTGGCGGGGAAACCTCAGTCCGGGGCTATGCCACCAATGCTCGCTCTGGGGATAATGGCTTTCAATTCTCCACCGAAGGGCGGTTTCCGATTATTCGCAATGCTGATAATGCCCCCATGTTGCAGCTTGTTCCCTTGCTAGATTTTGGCATCGTCTGGAATAACCCCAGTAATCCCAATGGGCCTGTGGCCAATAATGTTTTATTAGGCTCTGGTTTAGGCCTGATTTATCAACCGACTCCAGCCGTGGATATTAAGTTTGGCTATGCTGTCCCAGTCTTTAATGTGCCCGGCCAGGGATCAAGCCTACAATCCGATGGCTTTTACTTCAGTATTGTCGGCCGCCCATAG
- a CDS encoding site-2 protease family protein, protein MGKSWQVGQLFGIPLFLDSSWFLVVGLFTFLNGSDWQREYPAWGAWAWAAGFAMAILLFTSVLLHELGHSLVARSQGIQVNRITLFLFGGIAAIESESSTPGQAFQVAIAGPLVSFTLAAILFSLTMVFPMDTPGQVLASNLSGINLVLGIFNLLPGLPLDGGQVLKAAVWKATGNRFQGVRWAARSGQVLGWTGIILGTASLALLGVGNGLWLALLGWFGIRNASLYNRMTNIQEALLTVTAAQALSRDFRVVEATLSLREFAERYLLLADQQPTAYFSASEGRYRGQVDPSLLSPIERSQWDQLTVMALTTALDDVPTCAESNSLAEIIVQLETQACRYVTVLSPAGSVAGVIDRGDIFQALAQSLNWVVMAPDLKQIKQSHQYPPSLQLRKLAETALQNQVPAHLDAKDPAPIPEPPLTKV, encoded by the coding sequence ATGGGTAAAAGCTGGCAGGTAGGGCAGTTATTTGGAATTCCGCTATTTCTGGATAGCTCTTGGTTTCTGGTGGTGGGTCTGTTTACGTTCCTGAATGGCTCAGATTGGCAGCGGGAATATCCAGCTTGGGGGGCCTGGGCCTGGGCAGCGGGATTTGCGATGGCGATCCTGTTGTTTACCTCAGTCTTACTCCATGAGCTTGGCCATAGTTTGGTGGCTCGCTCCCAAGGTATTCAAGTTAACCGGATTACTTTGTTTTTATTTGGCGGGATTGCGGCCATTGAGAGTGAGTCATCCACACCCGGCCAAGCCTTTCAAGTGGCTATCGCTGGGCCCCTCGTTAGCTTTACCCTGGCAGCCATTTTGTTTAGTTTAACGATGGTCTTTCCAATGGATACCCCTGGACAAGTTTTGGCGAGTAATTTGAGTGGCATCAATTTAGTTTTGGGTATTTTTAATCTGTTACCCGGTTTACCCCTGGATGGTGGCCAAGTGCTCAAGGCAGCAGTTTGGAAGGCTACGGGCAATCGGTTTCAAGGGGTTCGCTGGGCAGCGCGCTCAGGCCAGGTGCTGGGATGGACTGGGATTATCCTAGGGACGGCAAGTTTAGCCCTACTGGGGGTGGGGAATGGCCTGTGGTTGGCCCTTTTAGGCTGGTTTGGGATTCGGAATGCGTCTCTCTATAATCGGATGACCAACATTCAAGAGGCACTCTTAACCGTCACCGCAGCCCAGGCCCTATCCCGCGACTTTCGAGTTGTGGAAGCCACCCTGTCTTTACGGGAATTTGCCGAGCGGTATTTATTATTAGCAGACCAACAACCCACGGCTTACTTTTCGGCTAGTGAGGGACGTTATCGAGGACAAGTCGATCCCAGTCTTCTCAGTCCAATCGAGCGGAGCCAGTGGGATCAATTAACCGTCATGGCCCTAACCACTGCCTTGGATGATGTACCGACCTGCGCTGAATCTAACTCCCTGGCAGAAATTATTGTCCAATTAGAAACCCAGGCCTGCCGGTATGTGACGGTTCTATCCCCTGCTGGATCCGTAGCCGGAGTGATTGATCGGGGTGATATTTTCCAGGCCCTCGCTCAATCTCTAAACTGGGTTGTCATGGCTCCGGACTTGAAACAAATTAAGCAAAGTCATCAATATCCTCCCAGCCTGCAACTGCGTAAACTGGCCGAAACTGCCCTGCAAAACCAAGTACCAGCCCATCTAGACGCAAAAGACCCAGCCCCAATCCCAGAGCCACCTCTAACCAAGGTCTAG